Proteins encoded together in one Aquipuribacter hungaricus window:
- the glyA gene encoding serine hydroxymethyltransferase — protein sequence MSYDVTDAPLSEIDPEIAAVLDGEADRQRGTLEMIASENFAPRAVLQAQGSVLTNKYAEGYPGKRYYGGCEQVDVAEELARERAKQLFGAEHANVQPHSGASANAAVLQKLLTPGDTILGLDLAHGGHLTHGMRLNFSGMLYDAATYGVSEADHRIDMDQVRQVALERRPKMIIAGWSAYPRHLDFAAFRAIADEVGAYLLVDMAHFAGLVAAGVHPSPVPHAHVVTSTTHKTLTGPRAGIILCQADLAKKIDSGVFPGQQGGPLMHVIAAKAVAFKLAMTPEFKEKQERTLRGASILADRLLADDARATGVDVVTGGTDVHLVLADLRNSQLDGRQAEDRLHESGITANRNAVPFDPRPPMVTSGVRLGTPALATRGFGDAEFTEVADIVAGAFDPASDVAALRQRVDVLTEKFPLYTSVGPTA from the coding sequence ATGTCCTACGACGTCACCGATGCCCCCCTGTCCGAGATCGACCCGGAGATCGCCGCCGTCCTCGACGGCGAGGCGGACCGCCAGCGCGGCACGCTCGAGATGATCGCCAGCGAGAACTTCGCGCCGCGCGCCGTCCTGCAGGCCCAGGGCAGCGTGCTCACCAACAAGTACGCCGAGGGGTACCCCGGCAAGCGGTACTACGGCGGCTGCGAGCAGGTCGACGTGGCCGAGGAGCTCGCCCGCGAGCGCGCCAAGCAGCTGTTCGGCGCCGAGCACGCCAACGTCCAGCCGCACTCGGGCGCCAGCGCCAACGCGGCCGTGCTGCAGAAGCTGCTCACCCCCGGCGACACGATCCTCGGCCTCGACCTGGCCCACGGCGGCCACCTCACCCACGGCATGCGCCTCAACTTCTCCGGCATGCTCTACGACGCGGCGACGTACGGCGTCTCCGAGGCCGACCACCGCATCGACATGGACCAGGTGCGCCAGGTCGCCCTCGAGCGCCGGCCCAAGATGATCATCGCGGGCTGGTCGGCGTACCCCCGCCACCTCGACTTCGCCGCCTTCCGCGCGATCGCCGACGAGGTGGGGGCCTACCTGCTCGTCGACATGGCCCACTTCGCCGGCCTCGTCGCCGCGGGGGTGCACCCCTCGCCGGTGCCCCACGCGCACGTCGTCACCTCCACGACGCACAAGACGCTCACCGGCCCGCGCGCCGGGATCATCCTGTGCCAGGCCGACCTCGCCAAGAAGATCGACTCGGGCGTCTTCCCCGGCCAGCAGGGCGGGCCGCTCATGCACGTCATCGCGGCCAAGGCGGTGGCGTTCAAGCTGGCCATGACCCCGGAGTTCAAGGAGAAGCAGGAGCGCACGCTGCGGGGCGCGTCGATCCTCGCCGACCGGCTCCTGGCCGACGACGCCCGCGCCACCGGCGTCGACGTGGTCACCGGAGGCACCGACGTCCACCTCGTCCTGGCCGACCTGCGCAACAGCCAGCTCGACGGCCGCCAGGCCGAGGACCGGCTCCACGAGTCCGGCATCACCGCCAACCGCAACGCCGTGCCGTTCGACCCCCGCCCGCCGATGGTCACCAGCGGCGTCCGGCTGGGCACGCCCGCGCTGGCCACCCGCGGCTTCGGCGACGCCGAGTTCACCGAGGTCGCCGACATCGTCGCGGGCGCGTTCGACCCCGCCTCCGACGTGGCCGCGCTGCGCCAGCGCGTCGACGTCCTCACGGAGAAGTTCCCGCTCTACACCTCCGTCGGCCCGACGGCGTGA
- the purU gene encoding formyltetrahydrofolate deformylase — protein MTASPTGRPAASTTASATASTSTPAAEPHYVLTLSCPDRPGIVHAVTGALLRHHANVTESQQFGDPDTRLFFLRVQFTCSADPARLDAALRGAAEEFDFDWQLHPLSSPVRTLIMVSRAGHCLNDLLYRHRAGRLPIDPVAVVSNHEDLAGLAGFYEVPFSHVPVTPGDPASKDAAEERLLRTVDELDVELVVLARYMQVLSPRVCEALAGRAINIHHSFLPSFAGARPYHQAHTRGVKLIGATAHYVTADLDEGPIIEQDVERVDHSHAVDDLVGLGQDLECRALARAVRWHAERRVLVDRNRTVVFR, from the coding sequence GTGACCGCCTCCCCCACCGGCCGCCCGGCCGCGAGCACGACCGCCAGCGCGACAGCGAGCACGAGCACGCCGGCGGCGGAGCCGCACTACGTCCTCACCCTGTCCTGCCCCGACCGGCCCGGCATCGTCCACGCGGTCACCGGCGCGCTGCTGCGCCACCACGCGAACGTCACCGAGTCGCAGCAGTTCGGGGACCCGGACACCCGGCTGTTCTTCCTGCGCGTGCAGTTCACGTGCTCGGCGGACCCGGCCAGGCTCGACGCGGCGCTGCGCGGGGCGGCCGAGGAGTTCGACTTCGACTGGCAGCTGCACCCGCTGAGCAGCCCCGTCCGCACGCTCATCATGGTGAGCCGGGCCGGGCACTGCCTCAACGACCTGCTGTACCGCCACCGCGCGGGCCGGCTGCCGATCGACCCCGTCGCCGTGGTGAGCAACCACGAGGACCTCGCCGGCCTGGCCGGGTTCTACGAGGTGCCCTTCAGCCACGTCCCGGTGACCCCGGGCGACCCCGCCTCCAAGGACGCCGCCGAGGAGCGGCTGCTGCGCACCGTCGACGAGCTCGACGTCGAGCTCGTCGTGCTCGCCCGCTACATGCAGGTGCTGAGCCCCCGGGTGTGCGAGGCGCTGGCGGGCCGGGCCATCAACATCCACCACTCGTTCCTGCCGAGCTTCGCCGGCGCGCGGCCGTACCACCAGGCCCACACCCGCGGCGTCAAGCTCATCGGGGCGACGGCCCACTACGTCACCGCCGACCTCGACGAGGGCCCGATCATCGAGCAGGACGTCGAGCGGGTCGACCACTCCCACGCCGTCGACGACCTGGTCGGGCTGGGCCAGGACCTGGAGTGCCGGGCACTGGCCCGGGCGGTGCGCTGGCACGCCGAGCGACGCGTCCTCGTCGACCGCAACCGGACCGTCGTCTTCCGCTGA
- a CDS encoding GntP family permease, which yields MIEAIEPVWSAPVLLLIAAAAVALLLLLVIRFKLHAFIALVLVSFLTALATGIPLADVPAALLGGFGTTLASVALLVGFGVMIGRLLEVTGGAQVLADTLIARFGEKRAPLALGVASLVFGFPIFFDAGLVVFLPIILTVARRFGGSLLFYALPAAGAFAAMHALVPPHPGPVAASELLGADVGLTLFVGLLVAIPSWYVGVYLFSRWAGRRFDIPTPLEMGRSDSRVSDYSDAPGGGDDDRSGGHGAPGGASALATASRTGTETALPSFGTVLGLLLLPLVLIGLNTVITTLGTAGVFDNEVLPARVLVLLGQTPIALLITLLVSIVVLGRRQGRSWGDVEGLLNDSLGPICSIILITGAGGMFGGVLRTSGIGAALSDSLADLGLPLIVAAFIIATALRVAQGSATVALTTAAGLIAPAVEATEGVGELHRVLLVMAIAAGATVLSHVNDSGFWLVSRFFGMDEKTTLKTWTVMETTLGLTAFVIALAVWVVI from the coding sequence ATGATCGAAGCCATCGAGCCCGTCTGGTCGGCACCCGTGCTGCTCCTCATCGCCGCCGCCGCGGTCGCGCTGCTGCTGCTGCTCGTCATCCGCTTCAAGCTGCACGCGTTCATCGCGCTCGTGCTCGTCAGCTTCCTCACCGCGCTGGCGACGGGCATCCCGCTCGCCGACGTCCCGGCCGCGCTGCTGGGCGGCTTCGGCACGACCCTGGCCTCGGTGGCGCTGCTCGTCGGCTTCGGCGTGATGATCGGGCGGCTGCTCGAGGTGACCGGCGGGGCGCAGGTGCTCGCCGACACCCTCATCGCACGCTTCGGCGAGAAGCGGGCCCCGCTCGCCCTCGGTGTGGCCTCGCTCGTGTTCGGCTTCCCGATCTTCTTCGACGCCGGCCTCGTGGTGTTCCTGCCGATCATCCTCACCGTCGCTCGCCGCTTCGGCGGCTCGCTGCTGTTCTACGCGCTGCCCGCCGCGGGCGCTTTCGCCGCCATGCACGCTCTCGTGCCGCCCCACCCGGGTCCGGTCGCCGCCTCCGAGCTGCTCGGCGCCGACGTCGGGCTCACCCTGTTCGTCGGCCTGCTCGTGGCGATCCCGTCCTGGTACGTCGGCGTGTACCTGTTCTCCCGCTGGGCCGGGCGACGGTTCGACATCCCCACGCCGCTGGAGATGGGCCGCTCCGACTCCCGGGTGTCCGACTACTCCGACGCCCCCGGCGGCGGGGACGACGACCGCAGCGGCGGGCACGGGGCGCCCGGCGGCGCGAGCGCGCTCGCCACAGCCTCCCGCACGGGCACCGAGACCGCGCTGCCGTCCTTCGGCACCGTGCTCGGCCTCCTCCTGCTCCCGCTCGTGCTCATCGGTCTCAACACCGTCATCACCACCCTCGGCACGGCGGGGGTCTTCGACAACGAGGTGCTGCCGGCCCGCGTGCTCGTCCTGCTCGGCCAGACGCCGATCGCGCTGCTCATCACGCTGCTGGTGTCCATCGTCGTCCTGGGACGCCGCCAGGGCCGCAGCTGGGGCGACGTCGAGGGCCTGCTCAACGACTCCCTCGGCCCGATCTGCTCGATCATCCTCATCACCGGCGCCGGCGGGATGTTCGGTGGCGTGCTCCGCACCTCGGGCATCGGCGCGGCGCTGTCGGACTCCCTGGCCGACCTCGGCCTGCCGCTCATCGTCGCGGCCTTCATCATCGCCACCGCGCTGCGCGTCGCGCAGGGCTCGGCGACCGTGGCGCTGACCACCGCGGCCGGCCTCATCGCCCCCGCCGTCGAGGCGACCGAGGGCGTGGGCGAGCTGCACCGGGTGCTCCTCGTCATGGCCATCGCGGCCGGTGCGACCGTGCTCAGCCACGTCAACGACTCGGGCTTCTGGCTCGTCAGCCGGTTCTTCGGCATGGACGAGAAGACGACGCTGAAGACGTGGACGGTCATGGAGACGACGCTGGGGCTCACCGCCTTCGTCATCGCCCTGGCGGTCTGGGTGGTCATCTAG
- a CDS encoding NUDIX hydrolase family protein, producing MTDVVTEAGSQWLSREDLEQARERLPILYVDALPVRVDESGTVTSFGLLLRVTGHGEISRALVTGRVLYAERVRTALLRHLEKDLGPLALPKLPAAPQPFTVAEYFPVPGVTPFHDPRQHAVSLAFVVPVEGDCHPQQDALELTWVTPEEAADPHLQAEMVGGQGTLLRQALAVCGF from the coding sequence ATGACGGACGTCGTCACCGAGGCGGGCAGCCAGTGGCTGAGCCGCGAGGACCTCGAGCAGGCCCGGGAGCGGCTGCCGATCCTCTACGTCGACGCCCTCCCGGTCCGGGTGGACGAGAGCGGCACGGTCACCTCCTTCGGCCTGCTGCTGCGCGTGACCGGGCACGGCGAGATCAGCCGGGCCCTGGTCACCGGGCGGGTGCTGTACGCCGAGCGGGTGCGCACGGCGCTGCTGCGCCACCTGGAGAAGGACCTCGGCCCGCTCGCCCTGCCCAAGCTGCCGGCCGCCCCGCAGCCGTTCACGGTCGCGGAGTACTTCCCGGTGCCGGGCGTCACGCCGTTCCACGACCCCCGCCAGCACGCGGTGTCGCTGGCGTTCGTCGTGCCGGTCGAGGGGGACTGCCACCCGCAGCAGGACGCGCTCGAGCTCACCTGGGTGACCCCGGAGGAGGCGGCGGACCCGCACCTGCAGGCCGAGATGGTCGGCGGGCAGGGCACCCTCCTGCGCCAGGCGCTGGCGGTCTGCGGCTTCTGA
- a CDS encoding NADP-dependent isocitrate dehydrogenase, whose protein sequence is MAKIKVEGPVVELDGDEMTRIIWQFIKDRLIHPYLDVDLRYFDLGIEHRDATDDQVTIDAAHAIQEHGVGVKCATITPDEARVEEFGLKKMWVSPNGTIRNILGGVVFREPIIISNIPRLVPGWTKPIIIGRHAHGDQYKATNFRVPGAGTVTITYTPADGSAPVEHEVVKMPEGGGVAMGMYNFNKSIEDFARASLSYGLNRGYPVYLSTKNTILKAYDGAFKDIFADVFEREFKADFDAAGLTYEHRLIDDMVAAAMKWEGGYVWACKNYDGDVQSDTVAQGFGSLGLMTSVLMTPDGRTMEAEAAHGTVTRHFRQHQQGKPTSTNPIASIYAWTRGLAHRGALDSTPEVTGFAQALEQVVVETVEAGQMTKDLALLISKEQAYLTTEDFLGALDENLARKLA, encoded by the coding sequence AGGTCCGGTCGTCGAGCTCGACGGCGACGAGATGACGCGGATCATCTGGCAGTTCATCAAGGACCGCCTGATCCACCCGTACCTCGACGTCGACCTGAGGTACTTCGACCTGGGCATCGAGCACCGCGACGCCACCGACGACCAGGTGACCATCGACGCCGCCCACGCCATCCAGGAGCACGGCGTCGGGGTCAAGTGCGCGACCATCACCCCCGACGAGGCGCGCGTCGAGGAGTTCGGCCTCAAGAAGATGTGGGTCTCGCCCAACGGCACGATCCGTAACATCCTCGGCGGGGTCGTCTTCCGCGAGCCCATCATCATCAGCAACATCCCGCGCCTGGTGCCGGGCTGGACCAAGCCGATCATCATCGGCCGCCACGCCCACGGCGACCAGTACAAGGCGACGAACTTCCGCGTCCCCGGCGCCGGCACCGTGACCATCACGTACACCCCGGCCGACGGCTCTGCGCCGGTCGAGCACGAGGTCGTGAAGATGCCCGAGGGCGGGGGCGTCGCCATGGGCATGTACAACTTCAACAAGTCCATCGAGGACTTCGCCCGCGCGTCCCTGTCCTACGGCCTCAACCGCGGCTACCCGGTCTACCTGTCGACGAAGAACACGATCCTCAAGGCCTACGACGGCGCCTTCAAGGACATCTTCGCCGACGTCTTCGAGCGCGAGTTCAAGGCCGACTTCGACGCGGCCGGCCTCACCTACGAGCACCGCCTCATCGACGACATGGTCGCCGCGGCCATGAAGTGGGAGGGCGGCTACGTCTGGGCGTGCAAGAACTACGACGGCGACGTCCAGTCCGACACCGTCGCGCAGGGCTTCGGTTCGCTGGGCCTCATGACCAGCGTGCTCATGACCCCGGACGGCCGCACCATGGAGGCCGAGGCGGCGCACGGCACCGTGACGCGCCACTTCCGCCAGCACCAGCAGGGCAAGCCCACCTCGACCAACCCGATCGCGTCGATCTACGCCTGGACCCGGGGCCTGGCGCACCGGGGCGCGCTGGACAGCACCCCCGAGGTGACCGGCTTCGCGCAGGCGCTGGAGCAGGTCGTGGTCGAGACCGTCGAGGCCGGCCAGATGACCAAGGACCTCGCGCTGCTCATCAGCAAGGAGCAGGCGTACCTGACGACCGAGGACTTCCTCGGCGCGCTCGACGAGAACCTGGCTCGCAAGCTCGCCTGA